A genomic segment from Granulicella arctica encodes:
- a CDS encoding tetratricopeptide repeat protein, whose product MKYLQALVVVLSASLSASSTCVAQTSAVAERGIQAGRAVTATPAQERIAAAKRQLQIDPKKVQSYNSLATAYVRRARETDDPKYLIEGEKALAQGFAQDAKDFQLQKTEIALLLAEQRYTQAREKAAALNKRVPDDVMTYGYLAEADIALGSYAEAEHEAQWMLNLLPGNVPGLLLAARLRVLYGDPEGALQALNMAFGETSPTEFEEEAWIANQIARVQIDSGKVDAAASILGKTEQIFPGYPTTLANLARVRMAQKRPGDAVASLLEAIATSPDAALLYELGKAQRAAGHGEEARATDSAFLKAAKHAEPEDDVVRRDEAMLLASDPATAKDAMNIVMGQMTVRADVWSLDACAWVLYANGKYTEADSTIKRALAVGIADAVIYDHAGHIAQKLGNEDEAAKDFDLSLKASPVSEVALDARASLGAGTVVASALASSAPIADASEPSSQVIQPVFTSVAINKTTPTVFSPVPVAYLTPRQTDTDRVVRTAQEVVAHAPKDSKGYASLGAAYFQRARETGDVSDYQRSEEALNKSLDLVSADFSADAALQTMAEVCMGEHRFADALTFSQKALALGSGDVSPFAIVGDAYADMGEYAKAGEAYARLTPKEMTLSPRAAYARDSRLSYLSFIAGDTPKAIAQMKVAVGEGSVAQLPAENLAWLYYELGEYEIQAGDIATADAAYLQALEIHPGDYRAMAGLAKLRANQGRHAEAIVFYQKAIAVVPMPIFIAELGDLYAKAGNQAEAKKQYQLVEYIGLLGHINQVLHNRDLALFYADHDVKLSESLELAQRELEVRHDVYTYDALAWSLYKNRRYGEAAKASEEALQFGTKDALLVFHAAMIAEKMGQPEKAKDRFREALAINPHFHVIDAPIAQQQLALLETQASNGANEIHAH is encoded by the coding sequence ATGAAGTATCTGCAGGCATTAGTAGTTGTACTTTCGGCCAGTCTTTCGGCGAGCAGCACCTGTGTTGCACAAACCTCGGCGGTTGCCGAGCGTGGCATACAGGCGGGTAGGGCTGTAACGGCGACGCCGGCGCAGGAGCGGATTGCGGCAGCCAAGCGGCAACTGCAGATTGATCCAAAAAAGGTGCAGTCCTACAACTCGCTAGCAACTGCCTATGTGCGTCGAGCGCGGGAGACGGATGATCCGAAGTATCTAATAGAGGGGGAGAAGGCCCTGGCGCAGGGGTTCGCGCAGGATGCGAAGGATTTTCAACTGCAGAAAACGGAGATTGCGCTGCTGCTGGCCGAGCAGCGGTATACGCAGGCTCGCGAGAAGGCGGCGGCACTGAACAAGCGTGTACCAGACGATGTGATGACCTATGGCTACCTGGCTGAAGCGGACATTGCGCTGGGAAGCTATGCGGAGGCGGAGCACGAGGCACAGTGGATGCTGAACCTGTTGCCGGGCAATGTTCCGGGGCTGCTGCTGGCGGCCCGACTAAGAGTGCTGTATGGCGATCCTGAAGGAGCGCTGCAGGCGTTGAATATGGCGTTCGGGGAGACGTCGCCGACAGAGTTCGAAGAGGAGGCGTGGATTGCGAACCAGATCGCAAGGGTGCAGATCGATTCGGGTAAGGTCGATGCGGCGGCTTCGATTCTAGGCAAGACGGAGCAGATTTTTCCAGGGTATCCAACTACGCTTGCAAACCTAGCGCGGGTGCGGATGGCACAGAAGCGACCAGGGGATGCGGTGGCGTCGCTGTTGGAAGCGATTGCCACGAGTCCCGATGCGGCACTGCTGTATGAGCTTGGTAAGGCTCAGCGAGCAGCGGGCCATGGTGAGGAGGCGCGAGCGACTGATTCGGCTTTTCTGAAGGCCGCAAAGCATGCGGAGCCAGAGGACGATGTCGTCAGGCGCGACGAGGCCATGCTGCTGGCGAGCGACCCGGCAACAGCCAAGGACGCGATGAATATCGTGATGGGCCAGATGACGGTGCGGGCGGACGTGTGGTCGCTAGATGCGTGCGCGTGGGTGCTTTATGCAAACGGAAAGTACACGGAGGCGGATTCGACGATCAAACGTGCGCTGGCGGTGGGGATCGCCGATGCGGTGATATACGACCACGCCGGGCACATCGCGCAGAAGTTGGGGAATGAAGATGAGGCGGCAAAAGACTTCGATCTATCGCTGAAGGCAAGTCCGGTGTCGGAGGTGGCGTTGGATGCACGGGCTTCGCTGGGTGCGGGCACGGTCGTCGCGAGTGCGCTTGCTTCTTCTGCTCCGATTGCGGATGCCTCAGAGCCTTCTTCTCAAGTTATTCAGCCAGTGTTCACTTCGGTGGCAATTAACAAGACTACGCCGACTGTATTTTCCCCGGTGCCCGTTGCGTATTTGACACCTCGTCAGACGGATACGGATCGAGTGGTCCGAACGGCACAGGAGGTGGTGGCGCATGCGCCGAAAGATTCGAAGGGGTATGCATCGCTGGGTGCAGCCTACTTTCAGCGGGCTCGGGAGACAGGTGACGTGAGCGATTACCAGAGGTCGGAGGAGGCGCTGAACAAGTCGCTGGATCTGGTATCGGCTGATTTTTCGGCGGACGCGGCGTTGCAGACAATGGCGGAGGTCTGCATGGGCGAGCACCGGTTTGCGGATGCGTTGACGTTCTCACAGAAGGCACTGGCGCTCGGCTCGGGAGACGTGTCACCGTTCGCCATTGTGGGGGATGCGTATGCAGATATGGGAGAGTATGCAAAGGCGGGGGAGGCGTATGCCAGGCTGACCCCTAAGGAGATGACGCTGTCGCCACGAGCGGCGTATGCGCGAGACAGCAGGCTCTCCTATCTGAGCTTTATTGCAGGAGACACTCCGAAGGCTATTGCCCAGATGAAGGTTGCGGTAGGGGAGGGGAGCGTGGCCCAGTTGCCGGCCGAGAACCTCGCGTGGCTCTACTACGAGCTAGGCGAGTATGAGATACAGGCGGGAGATATCGCAACAGCGGATGCGGCGTACCTGCAGGCGCTGGAGATTCACCCGGGGGACTATAGAGCAATGGCGGGGCTCGCGAAACTGCGGGCAAACCAGGGTCGACATGCCGAGGCTATCGTGTTCTACCAAAAGGCAATCGCCGTGGTGCCAATGCCGATCTTCATCGCGGAACTGGGTGACCTATATGCGAAGGCAGGGAATCAGGCGGAGGCGAAGAAGCAGTATCAGCTAGTGGAGTACATCGGGTTGCTGGGGCATATTAACCAGGTTCTTCACAATCGCGACCTGGCGTTGTTCTATGCGGACCACGATGTGAAGCTGAGTGAGTCGTTGGAACTTGCTCAGAGAGAGCTGGAAGTTCGGCATGATGTATATACCTACGATGCACTGGCTTGGTCGCTGTACAAGAACCGCAGGTATGGGGAGGCTGCGAAGGCGAGTGAGGAGGCGCTTCAATTCGGCACAAAGGATGCTCTCCTGGTGTTCCATGCGGCGATGATCGCCGAGAAGATGGGGCAGCCGGAGAAGGCAAAGGACAGGTTCCGAGAGGCGCTGGCGATCAATCCCCACTTTCACGTGATTGATGCACCGATCGCTCAGCAGCAACTCGCGTTGCTGGAGACGCAGGCATCCAATGGTGCAAATGAGATCCATGCACACTAA
- a CDS encoding DUF4331 domain-containing protein: MLTTKPIIGRGLVMSLSLLMAVPPAAFASSHREAPITALDHKADITDFYAFVSYDHPDRVTFIMNVDPFLEPSNGPNYFPFDPTLLYQIKVDNNFDAQEDISFRIQFTTQIRAPQVFQAYVGAGNGINAPANSPAPVAPGTPIVPPAITSLTGAGSAGINELQTYTVQMVKNGRTINLTKPDGSDLIAVPSNVGPRTMPNYTALAQQGIYQLQGAGGASDIRIFAGTVADPFYIDLGASFDSLNFRTSAGGGVLSAAADADDHLNIAPNSVSGFNVNTIAIEVPISMLTSDGQTHPATDPKATIGSWGTTSRHEFTIRRSPQQELDFGNFYQVQRLANPLINELLIGTGSKDRWSQEQPKNDAQFAAYDLDPLLARVFNAVYGIAVPTPPRTDLLPLVTYAAPIAAPGTPTGPVADLLRLNTGVAPTAYQNRKRLGLLAGDGAGFPNGRRVTDDVLDIAARAVAGAFAGAKYSYPIGDGVNSADVPTQETFPYIHYAYSGRDSRHIDVGETGCGEQPTLSTSVGAAPTNQGGNAICAVQ, from the coding sequence ATGTTAACCACCAAGCCGATCATCGGGCGAGGTCTCGTTATGAGCCTCAGTCTGCTGATGGCAGTACCGCCAGCAGCGTTTGCTTCCAGCCACCGGGAAGCTCCGATCACCGCTCTCGACCATAAGGCCGACATCACCGACTTCTATGCCTTTGTCAGCTACGACCATCCGGACCGGGTGACCTTCATCATGAATGTCGATCCGTTCCTTGAGCCGAGTAATGGACCGAATTACTTCCCATTCGATCCGACTCTGCTTTACCAGATCAAGGTGGACAACAACTTTGACGCGCAAGAAGATATCTCGTTCCGCATCCAGTTCACGACCCAGATCCGTGCCCCACAGGTATTTCAAGCCTATGTAGGTGCCGGTAATGGGATTAATGCCCCAGCGAACTCGCCAGCGCCGGTTGCTCCTGGAACGCCGATCGTGCCTCCCGCGATCACATCGCTCACGGGTGCTGGCTCGGCGGGTATCAACGAACTACAAACGTATACGGTGCAGATGGTGAAGAACGGCCGGACGATCAACCTGACCAAGCCTGACGGATCGGATCTGATCGCGGTTCCGAGCAATGTGGGTCCGCGCACCATGCCGAATTACACGGCGCTGGCGCAGCAGGGCATTTATCAACTGCAAGGTGCGGGTGGTGCAAGCGACATTCGCATCTTCGCGGGTACGGTTGCCGATCCGTTTTACATCGATCTTGGCGCGTCGTTTGACAGCCTCAACTTCCGTACAAGTGCTGGCGGCGGGGTGCTTTCGGCGGCGGCGGACGCGGACGATCATCTGAACATCGCTCCTAACTCGGTGTCGGGCTTCAATGTGAACACGATTGCGATTGAAGTGCCAATCAGCATGCTGACCAGCGATGGCCAGACGCACCCGGCGACCGACCCGAAGGCGACGATCGGTTCGTGGGGGACTACTTCGCGACACGAATTCACGATTCGTCGTTCACCCCAGCAGGAGCTGGATTTTGGAAATTTCTATCAAGTTCAGCGGCTGGCGAATCCGCTGATCAACGAACTGTTGATTGGAACGGGATCGAAGGACCGCTGGAGCCAGGAGCAGCCGAAGAACGATGCACAGTTTGCGGCGTACGATCTTGATCCTCTGCTGGCACGGGTGTTCAACGCGGTGTACGGGATTGCCGTTCCGACTCCGCCGCGGACGGATCTGCTGCCGCTGGTGACGTATGCGGCTCCTATTGCTGCTCCAGGGACGCCTACCGGGCCTGTGGCTGACCTGCTGCGCCTGAACACGGGTGTGGCACCGACGGCCTACCAGAATCGCAAACGGCTCGGTCTGCTAGCGGGTGACGGCGCTGGCTTTCCGAATGGACGTCGGGTGACGGATGACGTGCTCGACATCGCGGCGCGAGCCGTCGCTGGTGCGTTTGCGGGTGCCAAGTATTCCTATCCTATCGGCGACGGAGTCAACTCTGCGGACGTACCGACGCAGGAGACGTTCCCGTACATCCACTACGCGTACAGTGGACGCGACAGCCGTCATATCGATGTGGGTGAGACGGGCTGCGGTGAACAACCGACACTATCGACCAGTGTAGGAGCGGCACCGACCAACCAGGGCGGTAATGCAATTTGCGCTGTGCAGTAG
- a CDS encoding PDDEXK nuclease domain-containing protein: MKQDSFKPEHKGQMELYLRWLARYEQEPGEQSPVGIILCTGKNTEQIELLELGSAGIHVAEYLTVLPPPAILRQKLHGAIETARIRLEARTVQSARPE; encoded by the coding sequence TTGAAGCAGGATAGCTTTAAACCAGAACATAAGGGCCAGATGGAGCTTTACCTGCGCTGGCTGGCAAGATACGAGCAAGAACCAGGAGAACAGTCTCCTGTAGGCATCATTCTCTGTACTGGCAAGAATACGGAGCAGATAGAACTACTTGAGTTGGGATCTGCAGGCATCCATGTAGCCGAGTATCTTACCGTTTTGCCGCCTCCAGCGATACTTAGACAAAAGCTCCATGGGGCCATAGAAACAGCGCGCATACGTCTCGAAGCCCGAACTGTGCAGAGCGCACGTCCTGAGTAG
- a CDS encoding HoxN/HupN/NixA family nickel/cobalt transporter produces MHTKRICLMLAVLLTLICPQIASAHPMGNFSVNHYSKITLEEKLVRVQYVIDLAEIPAYQELLQGNITAVADDPAVKRFVAARGAELGRGLSLTLNGKSLVLHLRSSSVIFPPGAGGLPTMKMGFIYETDYPPGTSDRPHAALHYVDGNYAGHSGWKEIVAVAGAGAPSLLKSSVPAVSRSGALENYPTDLLSSPPQDLDAALEVELPLIVTAKTPTPAAMSKTAPALAQHNQVQPATVAKEARTPAVASMPAPAEVSAVPLRANQQKTPRNRFTELITEQRLSPWFLFTAALIAMGLGALHALEPGHGKTIVAAYLVGSRGTARHAVLLGMIVTASHTAGVFGLGAITLYASRYIVPEQLYPWLGVLSGITIAGLGFYMLLRRLTGTATDHSHLDEDGGSYAHWFSKNPPKTTALDGEVLPDLNTIQVPVAKRPVSMTQLFTLGITGGIIPCPAALIVLLSAFALHRIGLGFFLIVMFSVGLAAVLIGFGMAMVYARRFMTMLQVDGPLTKRWLPVASSTFITILGLVITGQALIAAHINLHGLTKEKLGPVLFVSGLGLILGMRHSTDADHVVAISTIVSKQRSIRNAALIGSVWGLGHTITIFIVGSLIILFGVEIPPRVGLSMEFSVAVMLILLGILNLTGVMQRITVRFVKTPRIETPVLGGRMFQGAIERLGLYQFLRPLVIGLVHGLAGSAAVALLVLTTIHNPIWATVYLLIFGAGTMVGMMFMTAAMAVPLTYAGNRSGQLSRYFGVASGLVSLCFGTFLVYQLGYVSGLFTSHPQWTPR; encoded by the coding sequence ATGCACACTAAAAGGATTTGCTTGATGTTGGCGGTGCTGCTGACGCTGATATGTCCGCAGATTGCATCAGCGCACCCAATGGGCAACTTCAGCGTGAATCATTACTCGAAGATCACACTCGAAGAGAAGCTTGTGCGCGTGCAGTACGTGATCGACCTCGCGGAGATCCCTGCGTACCAGGAGTTACTGCAAGGCAACATCACAGCGGTGGCGGATGACCCGGCGGTGAAGAGGTTTGTGGCCGCGCGAGGGGCGGAGCTCGGGCGCGGATTGAGCCTGACGCTGAATGGAAAGTCGCTTGTACTTCATCTACGGTCGAGCAGCGTGATCTTTCCGCCGGGTGCGGGTGGGCTGCCGACGATGAAAATGGGCTTTATTTACGAGACAGATTATCCTCCTGGTACTTCGGACCGTCCGCATGCCGCGTTGCATTATGTGGATGGGAACTATGCAGGTCATTCCGGGTGGAAGGAGATTGTGGCAGTTGCGGGTGCGGGTGCTCCATCGCTGCTGAAGAGTTCGGTACCAGCGGTCAGCCGGAGTGGCGCGCTTGAGAACTATCCAACCGACTTGCTCAGCAGTCCGCCGCAAGATTTGGACGCTGCGCTGGAGGTCGAGCTACCACTTATTGTGACGGCTAAGACTCCAACTCCGGCTGCTATGTCGAAGACGGCTCCTGCTTTGGCTCAGCACAATCAGGTTCAGCCAGCGACTGTGGCGAAGGAGGCCAGGACTCCGGCTGTTGCATCGATGCCTGCTCCTGCGGAGGTGTCGGCTGTACCGCTGAGGGCCAATCAGCAGAAGACGCCCCGCAACCGGTTTACGGAGCTGATTACGGAGCAGCGGCTCAGTCCGTGGTTCCTGTTTACGGCAGCGCTGATTGCAATGGGGCTAGGGGCGCTCCACGCGCTTGAGCCGGGACACGGGAAGACGATTGTGGCGGCATATCTCGTGGGGTCGCGCGGAACGGCTCGGCACGCGGTGTTGCTGGGGATGATTGTGACAGCCTCGCACACGGCGGGTGTGTTTGGGCTGGGCGCAATTACGCTGTATGCGTCGCGGTATATCGTGCCGGAACAGCTCTATCCATGGCTCGGAGTGCTGTCGGGAATCACGATTGCAGGACTTGGCTTCTACATGCTGTTGCGGAGGCTGACGGGTACCGCGACTGATCATTCGCACCTGGATGAGGACGGCGGATCGTACGCACATTGGTTCTCCAAGAATCCTCCCAAGACGACTGCCCTGGACGGTGAAGTTCTGCCAGACCTGAATACAATCCAGGTTCCTGTCGCAAAGCGGCCGGTGAGCATGACACAGTTGTTTACGCTGGGCATTACGGGCGGGATCATACCGTGTCCGGCGGCGCTGATCGTGCTGTTAAGCGCATTTGCGCTGCACCGGATCGGGCTCGGATTTTTCCTGATCGTGATGTTCAGCGTCGGGCTGGCAGCCGTGTTGATCGGTTTCGGCATGGCGATGGTGTATGCGCGGCGATTCATGACAATGCTGCAGGTCGACGGGCCGCTGACAAAGCGTTGGCTTCCAGTGGCTTCGTCGACGTTCATCACGATACTTGGGCTGGTAATTACAGGGCAAGCGCTGATCGCGGCGCATATCAACCTGCATGGGCTGACGAAGGAGAAGCTTGGGCCGGTATTGTTTGTGTCGGGGCTGGGTCTGATCCTGGGGATGCGGCACTCGACCGATGCGGACCACGTGGTGGCGATTTCGACGATAGTGAGCAAGCAGCGGAGTATACGGAACGCAGCGCTGATCGGGTCTGTTTGGGGACTGGGGCATACGATCACGATCTTTATCGTGGGGTCACTGATCATCTTGTTCGGAGTGGAAATACCTCCGCGGGTGGGGCTGTCGATGGAGTTCAGCGTAGCAGTCATGCTGATCCTGCTCGGAATTCTAAATTTGACCGGGGTGATGCAGAGAATCACAGTGCGGTTTGTAAAGACGCCTAGGATCGAAACGCCGGTGTTAGGAGGAAGGATGTTTCAAGGAGCGATTGAGCGGCTGGGGCTATACCAGTTCCTCAGGCCACTGGTGATTGGGCTGGTGCACGGACTGGCGGGATCGGCGGCAGTCGCCTTACTGGTGCTGACGACGATCCACAATCCGATCTGGGCAACGGTTTACCTGTTGATCTTCGGCGCGGGGACGATGGTCGGCATGATGTTCATGACCGCGGCGATGGCGGTCCCGCTCACTTATGCGGGAAACCGTTCCGGTCAACTGAGCCGCTATTTCGGAGTGGCTTCCGGGCTGGTGAGTCTATGTTTCGGGACGTTCCTGGTGTACCAGCTTGGATATGTGAGTGGATTATTTACAAGTCACCCGCAGTGGACGCCGCGGTAG
- a CDS encoding DUF1016 N-terminal domain-containing protein, translated as MGELSSVRGSVEALLEDVRGLIVDAQRQTAAAVNVGLTALYWSIGKRIRTEVLHDARGTYGEQIVAMLSRQLVAEFGRGYMEKTLRRAIQFADAFPDEAIVATLWRQLSWSHFRELLPLTQPFQREFYAEMCCIERWSVRTLHERIGSMLYERAALSKQPHSLIRQELETLRDKGEVTPNLLPKDPYVLDFLGSSNRFSNGISKKPSCENLKRFFWSWEQASPSWPVKSVFSSTVTTLNRSPVLQPAAQTAGGRRVEAG; from the coding sequence ATGGGTGAACTTTCTTCAGTTCGTGGCTCGGTGGAAGCACTTCTTGAGGATGTGCGGGGACTCATCGTTGATGCACAGCGCCAAACCGCTGCTGCCGTAAACGTTGGCCTGACAGCGCTCTACTGGAGCATCGGCAAACGGATACGCACTGAGGTGCTCCACGACGCTCGTGGTACGTACGGAGAACAGATTGTCGCCATGCTGTCGCGACAATTGGTGGCGGAGTTTGGGCGCGGATACATGGAGAAAACCCTGCGTCGAGCGATTCAGTTTGCGGACGCGTTCCCCGATGAAGCAATTGTCGCCACTTTGTGGCGACAATTAAGTTGGTCTCACTTTCGAGAACTTCTCCCATTAACTCAACCGTTCCAGCGCGAGTTTTATGCAGAGATGTGTTGTATCGAACGGTGGAGCGTACGCACCTTGCATGAGCGGATCGGATCAATGCTTTACGAACGTGCCGCTCTCTCGAAACAGCCTCACTCCCTGATTCGTCAGGAACTCGAGACGCTTCGCGACAAGGGCGAAGTGACTCCTAATCTCCTCCCAAAGGACCCTTATGTCTTAGACTTCCTGGGATCGTCGAACCGCTTCTCGAACGGGATCTCGAAGAAGCCATCCTGCGAGAACTTGAAACGTTTCTTCTGGAGTTGGGAGCAGGCTTCACCTTCGTGGCCCGTCAAAAGCGTATTCAGCTCGACGGTGACGACTTTAAATCGATCTCCTGTTCTACAACCGGCGGCTCAAACGGCTGGCGGTCGTCGAGTTGAAGCAGGATAG